The Triticum urartu cultivar G1812 chromosome 5, Tu2.1, whole genome shotgun sequence genome contains the following window.
ggagtttccgaactcggaagtttggattcttggatgttttccaataaatctagcccgctgcctgactctaggttcaggtcttgagtgacgtcctcccctccgtgggtatccggcttggagggatctgGAATCCGagcatagctagtccttaagatagatgaagggttgccgcattgttcctctaccactgcaacgtgatgggtgacctgggaagagttgatctctctcaggtcgggtttaggcccaatctgatcgtagtctgtagcgactcccagggcagcgatgcgatccaagagctcgtttagggaagagagctccattggatctaactgctcggcgagttccgagttgacgtgaagattgctttcgatgacccgagaagtcatcgtcgacgcaacggccgaacaggcggtcataagaaaaccacctagccggagagtttgaccgatagccaaagctcccttagcaacagtgccgtctttaaagatgggatgaggcatccttcctgatggcgacggcacaacggaactctcaaagaaagcaccaatgtcggtgtcaaaaccggcggatctcgggtagggggtcccgaactgtgcgtctaggccggatggtaacaggaggcaggggacacaacgttttacccaggttcgggacctcttgatggaggtaaaaccctacgtcctgcttgattgatattgatgatatgggtagtacaagagtagatctaccacgagatcagagaggctaaaccctagaagttagcctatggtatgattgtatgttatggttgttgttgtcctacggactaaaaccctccggtttatatagacaccggagagggttagggttacacagggtcggttacaaagaaggagatatgcatatccgtattgcctagcttgccttccacgccaagtagagtcccattcggacacgagacgaagtcttcaatcttgtatcttcatagtccaacagtccggccaaaggatatagtccggctgtccggagaccccctaatccaggactcccttagcgctgctggtaagattctgtgtatagacttttccctagtagtgctccCTTGGTACCTAAGTATGCAAAGACTCTCCACTTGAGGTAGTATCCATGTCTCAAGTGAATTGAAGGGTAGATCAAAGAAGAGTGAGTTAACCTTTCTTCAATGGCACGTGCACGGGCTCTAGTCATCGGTCCACTTGGCGCTTGGGGTGTTGGTGTAGAATCCATGGGGATGACTGTTGGTTTCTTCGCATCATTGACCCTCTCTTTTGATCTCTTCCTTCTGTCGAGCCTCCTCGTGCTAGACGTCGTACTGGGACTTATAGGCACCCTATCATCATTATCACAATCATATTCCTAACCCCCCATCCAATTATGGAGAGGAATTGTTCCATGAGCTCCCACTTTTTGGGAGGAACCTCCTGATTCCTCATTTTCCACTTCTTATTGGCACCTATATTGGTCAATGGTGACACCACTTGAAAGAGAGTTCCTCACTTACTACAAACAACCCACCCAACATTGCATATCTCTTGAATCGTACCCATTCACTTTGAGATATCTTGGACTGTACGATTAGATTTATGCCCAAGGTGGTGATGCAAGCTCTTCGCGCCCCACCAAAAGTTTGTACTCTTTGATCTGAATCCCTCAACTCAATCACAAAAGCAATGCCCTCACTTTTGGCGTAATTTGTAGCCCAAATTGATTTCTTTCCTTGGAGGCTTGGGACGGACATGGAGTTTCTCAACCCGAGCTCAAATGAACTTGGGTGAACAGGAAAATTGAGAAAAAATCAAAAAGAATTGCAAGCTCTTAGAGCTTTTGTCAATGTTTGTCAAAAAAATTgcggattttttttaaatttggTTCGATTTTACTGTTCACTCGAGCTTATTTGAGCTCGAGCTGAGAAGGTTACTTTCCGCTTGGGATTGATCTGATTCAACATCTTTTACTCACCACATCCCAATTGCTCAAAGTGCCCCACGGACATGCCATCAAGATCAACATTAGTCTCAACCAAATCACCTATCATACTAAAGAATAATTTGTTACTAACCATCTTTCCTTCCAACTGCACATAAGCATCACTACACACACTACAAGAAATTTGTTAATCCGTGACGGATTTCGGGTGACGATCTTGGAAACTGTCATGGAAACCGTCACGAACTAGCAAGATGCGGATGACCCCCAAAATGGCAGCCCCTGGATGACGGACATTGAGGGATCGTCATGGAAACCGTCACGGATCGACCAACTGCCACCATTCTTCCACTGTCACATCTCACTCAATCGGACAAAATGATATACAGAGGATGATGTTTTTTTCTTACCAACTATAGACATCTCCGAGTGCCTTGGGGTACACATGCACCGGAGTTTTGCGCGTCGCGGTACGAAGGGAGGAGGGGAGGCACATGGGACAACGTTAACGCGGCCGCCTTCTTCCTTGGCAGCATTGGGGTCGTCACCTCTATGCTCGAGTTGTGGAAGGCGGGTTGCAGGTGCGACAAGCGGGGAAGTCATGGGATCCTGCTCGAAACCGGGGGAATGGGCCGCAGGGGTCGGGGTAAAGTCCATGGCGTTGTCGGTAAGGGCTGCGTACAGGAGGAGGTGGCGTTACGGCGAGGAAGGGAAGGCAAAAGAGAGGACGTGAAGAGGAGCGAGAGGAGAAATGCAGTTTGTACGAAACTATTTTGGATGAATTGCACTCGGGGAAAGAAAACGCTACATCCTCCAAATATGTAGAAGGGTGGGCTGGATTTTGCACAACCTTGAGAGAAAACATGATGAATGAAGTACAGGATAACGATTTAACTGTACCGAGCTTTGTTGACCTAAATCGTCATACACTCATACGGACGATTACTAACGCGACCGTTCACCGCACGACTCTCTTGCTTCATGGGTGTGCGGCAAGCAAGGACCCGGCAACATGGGCCGGAAGGATCTATACACCATCTTCGTGTTAACAGTTTGGGAGCTGTGGAAGCACGGGAATACCATCCTGTTGGATGAAGCACGGCCGTCGATCGAGCAGTTACACGTCGAGTAAGTTTAGAGGGCATGGTGTGGTCGGTTGAATTACTGAAAGGGAACATAAACCCTTTCTTCGGTACGGTAGCGAGGTGAGGGCGTAGCGAGGAGTAGTGTGTCTTGATGATGTAGTTGTAAACTTGGGTGGGGGCATTCTTTGATTGATTCGAGAAAAGAAACGCGATGGGTCACATACGACGTCTCTCTAAAAGAGCTGCTCTAACCATTCTGACAAGGTCTCGTCCCTGCTTCGCCTCTGCCGCCGTTCCGCCTCGCCGGGGATACGAATCCGGTGACTCGAGTAACCAAATCATGGACCAATGAGCAAGAGGCATtcaaaaagtgaaaaaaaaaagGTGGCGTAGTCATGGACCAATGAGCAAGAGGCATtcaaaaagtgaaaaaaaaaggTGGCGTAGCGGAGAACAGCCGGGACAGCAGTGTTGGCCGGTGGAGACGTGCGAAACTCCTCCAGGGCCAGACCACGCCCACGCGGCTTGACCACATGGCCTCCTCCTGCTGCTATGTTAGGGGGGTGGGCAGCGATGGAGCCGGTGCCAGAACCAAGACAGCCGCCCTAAGCGGAAAGAAAAACCCCTTTTCGAGCCGCGAAACGGAAGGATGACACGGCGGCCATGCCCATGCATGCATGCCAGCGTGCACCGGCGCAGCAGAGCGGAAGAGAAGGCATACGCGCAGCGCGGTGTGGGTGGGAACACAACGCACGGCTGGGATGGCATCGCCGGCCAGCGCAAGATGATTTGATACGTGCGGCAGCGGAATCGGATGCCAAAACCTCGTTGCAAAGCAAAGCAACCCGGCGAGGTGCCGAGGTTCGATTCGGCGGCCTCTTTTGCTTGCGCTTTCCAGATGCCTCGCCACACCGGAGAAGCATCGCTTCGCCTCCTTCGGCCGACACGCATGGCCTACCGCCTTTACCCCCCGCGCGCGACGCGCACACGGCTGCCTCGCCCGCCCGCCGGCTATAAGTACACGCACCCGCCGCCCAGAAACGCCATTAGCCACTTACCTGCTCCACTGTTACCCGTCCATCGTCTTCCAGCCGCTTCCTTCCCCATCCGTCCCCGGCGTCACCGTGCACACACACAGAAAGTAGTGAGCTCGTCGATCCGGGAGAGATCAGGATGAGCGACCCCAAGTACGCCTACCCCTACCCCGCGCAAGGTACGCTCACCCTCATCTCGGCATGGAGAAGAGGATCCAAGATGTGGCCAGCCGGGCTTCGTTTCTCGATCTTGATCTTGATGGTCTGTGTGTTGTTGGTCATTTATGTATGTGTGCAGGTTACTACCAGGGAGGGCCATACCAGGGGCAGGGCGGCCCGTACCAGGGGCCGCCGGTGATGGCGCCGCCGCAgtacgccgcgccgccgccgcgcccccaGCCCAGCTTCCTCGAAGGCTGGTACGTACTTACCACTTACCCTGCGCACGGCTAATTGCTTGTCCCCGGCCGCTACTTTTTCTCATGATTCGGCTCCCTCCCTGTCTAGCACAAGTAGGCTAGGATTATCAACTCCCTAGCTTAATTACTTCACCTAGCCACTGGTGATCAGCGTACTCACAGTACTCACTGTGTGCTTTCATTTCCTGCTGTGCAGTTTGGCCGCGCTTTGCTGCTGCTGCCTGATCGACGAGTGCTGCTGCGACCCCTCCATCATCTTCGTCGGCTAGATCACCCAAGGCCAAGCCAGGGCATCCGGCCTGGCATGCTGTCAACTGTACAAAGAGATGCCCTCATCAAGGATATTTACCACGTTGTTGCCACGCTATATATCATGatctctctcctccatatatatgAACGTATTCCCTTATTATTGTTATCTCACTACGGTGTTGCCTGCCTGTGTAACTCGAATCCATCAGTAACAAAGGCTTTATCATCTTACTGTCTCCATTTCCTCTGCTTGCGATTCTTTATACTCTTGCACGTGTTGCTCCTTCATTGTGCTCAGTAGTGATGAATCTGTGATTAATTCTTCTCTTAGTATTATTGCGGTTGGGTGGAATGTGGATACGCGAGGGAGACGTCTCTGCACTGAGCGAGAGTGAAAGGCAACAACAATTTGCGAGAACCAATGCTAAAGCAATGTTATCCTGCCATAAAGCAGGTGCTCAGAACAAAGATAAAAGGGCAAAAAAAAACAGGCGATTCGAATAAAAAATTTGACAGAAAAAAAAGGTCACATGTGTCCGGAAGGCCTCTAGAATGGGCGAACCAGATTGCATAACGTTCGAGAAAAAGGAAGAAGAAACTTCCTGCCTTATCCGTGTGAGATGGCTCTGATAGGGACGCCGGAGATCACCGTCGCCGTGGGTTCTCTGGACGTGCGGTGGATAATCAGGTGTCAAAAGGGACCGAGGGAGCAGTTGACGGACGGTTGGAATGATCTTGCAGAAAAGGACGTTTACTGGATCACTTTTTCAGAAACAAGAAAAGAGTCTACGATGATTTTGGGAATTCCGATAAAAAAAAAGTAGTCTGCGCAAACTTGCAATTTATTCCGCtcaatgcaaaataaaataaaattgctAACGAAGCAAGCGCTCCATGATGCTCGAAATTTGAAGATCCCATAACTCAGATTTTGAAAAATCTGAAAAATACACACACACATTTAGGATATGCTCTACAAGTGTGAAGAGTTCCATGATGAAATACATTATATGATGTAGGCTACACAAAAAAGACATAATCATGCATTTTTAGCACATGTACTCTTCACTATAGAAATTTATGATTTTCTTTTCTCTTTTGTAGCTCACATAACAACTTATATCATCATGAAAATTTACACACTTTGTAGACAACATCCCTATATGCTTGTGCATCTTTTACAGAAATTTTTGGAACTTCAAAATGTGATTTTGAATCGTTTAAAATTTCAGGCTCCATGTAGCCAGCCCGGTAACCAAAACTCCACTCTTAGAACCGGAAATTGCCAAGGCAGGATATGTTTGGTACCGTGAAAACACCTGAGCTAATAATAACGTACATATTACTTAAATCACATCAATTAGTAAGTAGTATAAACCTCTTGCATCTGGTGAAAGCAGATGAGACGGTAGAATTGTAAGAACAGTGAACGTACGTCCCTTTTGTACATTACAGAGTTACAGTGTACATTTTCATCGGCACAAGGATGGATCATCTACTTGGGAGATGTGAGTTTGCTGGTGTCGCTGGACGAGTCCCCGCTCACCAGTTCGTGGAACGCCTCCACCTTCACGGGCGGCACCCGCATGCCGTAAGAGTTCCTACAACACGACAGGAATCAAAGGGTTGAAGCAGACGATGACATATAAAACCGGCCAAGAACCCTGAGATACTTACATCGATTGTGGCACTTGTTTGAACTGCTGGGCTAGCTGGGCTTGGGCGCTCTGGTTTCCAGACatgcccagctgctgctgctgctgctgctgctgcgctAGCTGGGCTTGGGCGCTCTGGTTTCCGGACATGCCCAGCTGCTGCTGaaactgttgctgctgctggtgttgctgctgctggaggagctgctgctgctggtggtgctgctgctgctgctgctggagttgctgctgctgctgctggagttgctgctgctgctgcggctGGAGTTGTTGCTGATGTTGCTGCTGCTGCGgttggagctgctgctgctgctgttgctggtgctgctgttgaagCTGCAGTAGCTGCTGTTGCTGGACCTGCTTTTGTTGCTGCTGCTGCAGTAGCTGATGGTGCCTCAGCTGCTGCATCTGTTGTTGTTGTCTGGTGAGAGATCCGTACGGGCTATCTATTTGTGAATCCATGGTGTTCTCGAGCTTCACGTTTACCAGGGCCTGGGCTTTGTCCGACATCGTAAGAGCACCACGGGGACCCGTCATTTGGTTCCGCCTCATCCACTGTTGCTGCTGCAGCAGCTGGTGCTGCTGCTGTGCTGTCAGATTCTGGTTATGGATAGTCATTTGAGGAGTGTACTGCCTCTGGAGCTGCCAATTAAGCATATTAGCTATGTGTTAATGTTAGGCGGCAGCATGACAAAATGATgttagggtttcacagagaagAAATTTCCGAGAACAGTAATAGTTTCAAGTGCGTATATCAATGATAAATAAAAAGAATAGCAGAGAACTGGGCAGTAGCCCATCGGGtaggtgtcttaatattattGTCCATGAGCTCCTCCCCATTGGATCACAATAAAAAGGAAAGAAACCATTTGCTTCAAACAGTGACTAACCAAACAAACAAATGTAGCAGAAGCAGAATAGTTCCCATCACTGTGATTAGTGACCATTCGAAACCAGCCCGATGTTACAAAACCAGCTGCTTCAGTGGGTGAATGTAGAGACTAAATTCTAGAACCACTCCCAGTTCAATGGGTAGCAAATCACAGTGAATGGTCAAACCCAACATTAGTTCTGGGAGTTGGTTCCAATTTGCAAGAATTAGCAGAATTTTTCTATAGGAGACTGAACAATTAGAAGAATAAGGAGGCCTACTCTGAGGTACGAACATTGGTTTGCAACCCGTTCTAGCTAAATCTCAAAGGTACTTGCGCTAATATTAATTTGTAAGTGCCTCTAAAAATAGAAGTATCAGCAAGATTACACAGCTGTAATGATGACCAGCCAGACACCAATATCCATCCCCATCAAGTAAATTTACTTGCGGGCAGCTTAGCCAAAGAGCTTGTTTACAGTTAATAATAGATGGCCTTCTGTTCGGGACGTTCTTATAAACGCCTCAGAACAGCATCTAAGGCATTTTATCAGGTTCGCCCCAAATCATCTCTAGCTTAAGGCATTTTTCCAAAACGCCTCGGACTGGATGAAGCTTACAGGGCATTTTTTGCAAATCGCCACAAACCAGACATAGATTTGGAGGCGTTTTCTGGAAAGCCTCTAATTGATGCAGGTTTTGAGGCGTTTGTAAGAAACACCTCCTAATGGATACTCCTGGGTGTCGTCGTTAATGGAGGGGACATGCCCGTGTATGTATCAGTAAAAAGGGCATATGAATTTCTTGCCAATAACATTACCTTTCTTGGTCTGGTGGTAAGGACGCTACGATGTTTTCCAGCCAATGCAGCGTTCGAATTATGCATGCCCATCTATTTATACTGTGTTTTTTTTTTGTTCTCACGAGGTTgttttagtcccatactgcttgGCGAGAAAGAGTTGGAGGTAGTTAAAAGGCGTAAACGTAGTTCAGAAATGGCAAGTACTGATGACATTTCTCTCGCTACTGGGCTTGTCTAGCCAAATTTAATTTAAAGTCTCAGCCCTGAAAGAGAGATAGATAGCCATTTAGCACAGAAAAGATACAAAGAGATAAAGAGAAGACCCCACGGTGTTTGTTTGTTCTGTTTTTCAATTTTGATCGACAAGTTTACGGCGCTTTGGGAAATCACCCGGAAACCTCGTTTGTGGAGTCTGTAAAACGCCGCTGAATGCCAGATCTTTCCAGGCGTTACTAGAAAACGCCTCGGTTGACTTTCCCCTTCATGAGCTTCTCTACCATTTTATAGAAATGCCACACAAAATAATTGGAGGCATTTTTTCGTCTTCTAGAGGTGTTTTAGGTGCCGTGTAATACCATACGTGTTGTAGTGTTAGTTGGCTGAATCCATCAACTTTGCATGATTGTGGGTACAGGCATTTTAGATGCCGTGTAATACCATACGTACTGTAGTGTTAGTTGGCTGAATCCATCAACTTTGCATGATTGTGGGTACAGGCTTTTTAAATATAGTATAAACAAATAATCCTACCGAGTAAGGAAGAAATTATGACAGTAGCGTACAGAAATGGTAGGAAAAAAAGGTAAGCAATGTATACACAACATAAAGTATGGTAACCAGCAGTAGTTGCCAACCTGTTGGGCTTGAAGGAGATTATTTTGATTTTGTACTTGAGCATCTTGATGAACTGGGTGGCTAGCCACTCTACTGCCCATCTTTGTAATCTCCATCAAGGGTCCAATGTTACTAAATGTTACATCAAAAAAGGAAATCATGAGCTCAACAGTTTATTTGCTAAACAACATATGCATTGAAATGTGTACAGCTCTGCCATCAAAATAAACCAATTCTATTAGCAGAGTACCTCAATTAGTTAAGCCGTACTGTAGATTTTTCATTTTCAAAAACTAAATGTCATTATAACCACTTGCACGTTTTCCCTACTTCTCTTGTTAAATACTCAACTTACCTAGGACCTTGCATATTGGATAGTGAAACCTTTCCCAAGCTCAAACATTTCTCTTCTAGTCAGGGACAGGGCACAGTTAAGTGGTTTCTTTGTCAAAGAGATAATTACTTAAAACAACAAGTTCCTGAGTGCCATAATACAATTCCAGAGCTACCAAGTTCAAACGTTGGGCTAAACTGTAATACGGTACCCTGAAGTGGTGGTTTTTAGTAATGAACTCTTTGTGCAATATTATTAGAGAAGCATATATATTGTTCTATATGACCCTGTCCTAAAACAAGTTGCACCTAGTGGAGTTGGCACAATCTAGCATCACTCAAAGCAATATTAGAAGATTAAGGTATTTATGAGCTCATACCGTGGGTAGTTATTAACCATAAAGATAGAACTGTGTCAGTATGGACACACAGGAGTTAGGATGAAGgtgtagaagtgcatgctctagccaatgcaaccaaaagaCCGATCTGAGAGAGAGGGCCGGACATTATACTCCAACACTCCCCCTCACGTCTATGCTCCTTTGGAGCTATATGACGCGGGCAGCGGAAGCGGGGGCAGGCCGCAATTATTTATTGCGTTTACTGGGTTTTGAACCCTGAACCTGTTGGTTGTAAGTTTATGcacctactccctccgtccgtgaataagtgtacatctaggatttgtcttaagtcaaagttttaaaactttgatCAACTTTATAGGAAAAAGTAGCAGCATTTATGACACTAAATTAGTATCACTAGATTTGTTTTGAAATGTATTTTCATAATATACCAATTTGATGTCATATATACTACTACTCTTTTCTAAAAAGTTGATCAAAATTATAAAATTTTGACTTAGGACAAATGGTAGAAGTACACTTATTcacggacggagggagtaaccAGTTCATCCATCAGACCGATCTGATGGATGAGACTAGGCAGCACATTATACGTCAACACACCCCCTCACGCGTGGCTCCCTCAGGCCTAAACGTGGACCGAAAGTGGGCTGCAA
Protein-coding sequences here:
- the LOC125510994 gene encoding cysteine-rich and transmembrane domain-containing protein WIH2-like; the encoded protein is MSDPKYAYPYPAQGYYQGGPYQGQGGPYQGPPVMAPPQYAAPPPRPQPSFLEGCLAALCCCCLIDECCCDPSIIFVG